A window of the Virgibacillus pantothenticus genome harbors these coding sequences:
- a CDS encoding sporulation YhaL family protein, which produces MILGVPWWVFVMILLIFVSGYMAFRGMVAERKMEQHFIEQEGEVYMERLRKERELKGRGNQSNEIT; this is translated from the coding sequence ATGATACTCGGTGTGCCTTGGTGGGTATTTGTCATGATTTTACTTATTTTTGTTAGTGGATATATGGCTTTTCGAGGAATGGTTGCTGAAAGGAAAATGGAACAGCATTTTATTGAGCAAGAAGGGGAAGTTTATATGGAACGGCTTAGAAAGGAAAGAGAATTGAAGGGAAGAGGCAATCAATCAAATGAAATAACGTAA
- a CDS encoding peptidylprolyl isomerase: MKKTAIAVTLAVSVLALGACSSGDDEAVVETKAGNVTKEEFYEALKDRHGEKVLQELVTMEVLGDKYDVSDDQVDEEIKKMKDQLGDQYDMAIEQQFGSEDELRNIIKISLLQEEAIAEDVKIKEEELKQLYDRKNTEVKAQHILVEDEKTAKEVKKKLDDGKGFSDLAKEYSTDDGSAKKGGDLGYFSAGQMVPEFEDAAYSMKKNEISDPVKTQHGFHIIKVNDKREKEEKLGKFEDVKEDLRRELLTKKMDPAKMQEKINKLIQDANVDVKIDKYKDMFKQNEEKKDAEDTEAKG, translated from the coding sequence ATGAAGAAAACAGCAATTGCTGTCACATTAGCTGTCAGTGTCCTTGCACTGGGAGCATGTAGTTCAGGAGATGACGAAGCTGTCGTTGAAACTAAAGCAGGAAATGTGACGAAAGAAGAGTTTTATGAAGCGCTAAAAGATCGCCACGGCGAAAAAGTTTTACAAGAATTGGTAACCATGGAAGTACTAGGCGATAAGTACGATGTTTCAGATGATCAGGTTGATGAAGAAATTAAAAAGATGAAAGATCAGCTTGGTGACCAATATGACATGGCTATTGAACAGCAATTCGGAAGCGAAGATGAATTGCGTAACATCATAAAGATTAGTTTATTGCAGGAAGAAGCTATTGCCGAAGATGTAAAAATTAAAGAAGAAGAGCTTAAACAATTGTACGACCGTAAAAATACGGAAGTAAAAGCACAGCATATTTTAGTGGAGGATGAAAAAACAGCTAAGGAAGTCAAGAAGAAGTTGGACGATGGCAAAGGCTTTAGTGACTTAGCAAAAGAATATTCTACTGATGACGGAAGTGCTAAAAAAGGCGGCGACCTCGGTTACTTCTCAGCTGGGCAAATGGTTCCGGAGTTTGAAGATGCTGCCTACAGTATGAAAAAAAATGAAATTAGCGATCCCGTAAAAACACAACATGGTTTCCATATCATTAAAGTAAATGATAAGCGTGAGAAAGAAGAGAAACTAGGAAAATTTGAAGACGTAAAAGAAGATTTACGTCGTGAACTACTAACAAAGAAAATGGATCCTGCTAAAATGCAAGAAAAAATCAATAAGCTGATCCAAGATGCAAATGTTGACGTGAAGATCGACAAGTATAAAGATATGTTTAAACAAAATGAAGAGAAAAAGGACGCTGAAGATACAGAAGCAAAAGGATAA
- a CDS encoding DUF3267 domain-containing protein, protein MNCWKSINLAKDFGRNRLLLMSSLITLFSFILLYVSITIAQGSTAEVSEAGIIPFLLLLLLLPTIHSSMHILPLILMNRRMKIIFKLKNGCFPVFYYYTKYHLTKKAYFIVALAPTILLTIPGVVASYYFNNYSVYILLLTSANIGIAFIDLLYISYLWKAPKQSVIESSEDGNGLDILIQGHEQARI, encoded by the coding sequence ATGAATTGCTGGAAATCCATCAACCTTGCAAAAGATTTTGGTCGTAATCGATTATTGCTTATGTCAAGCTTGATTACGTTGTTTTCCTTTATCTTATTATATGTCTCGATAACCATTGCCCAAGGATCAACAGCAGAAGTTAGTGAAGCAGGTATTATCCCTTTCCTACTTTTACTCCTATTGCTGCCAACAATCCATTCGTCTATGCATATACTTCCTTTAATTTTAATGAATAGACGTATGAAAATCATTTTCAAATTAAAAAATGGATGTTTCCCTGTATTCTATTATTATACGAAATACCACTTAACCAAAAAAGCTTATTTCATTGTTGCACTGGCACCAACTATTTTACTAACCATTCCAGGAGTTGTTGCCAGTTATTACTTTAACAATTATTCCGTTTATATATTGTTACTTACATCTGCAAATATTGGAATTGCTTTTATTGACTTGCTGTATATTAGTTATTTATGGAAAGCGCCAAAACAATCAGTAATTGAAAGTAGTGAAGACGGTAATGGCCTAGATATTTTAATTCAAGGTCATGAGCAAGCAAGGATCTGA
- a CDS encoding DUF1878 family protein has translation MKNEAETTAFHLHLLSKIMNMEAYPFTKLIIECDITEQEYNELIRLLDYLDEQFKRQTEEGLLDFSSLLIHFAGMLHEKLELHQTIFALKEEGYYPSLMNAFLAIIEHIKD, from the coding sequence ATGAAAAATGAGGCAGAAACAACTGCTTTTCACTTACATTTACTTTCCAAGATTATGAATATGGAAGCATATCCTTTCACAAAGTTAATAATAGAATGTGATATAACGGAACAAGAATATAATGAGTTGATTCGTTTGCTTGATTATCTGGATGAACAATTTAAAAGACAAACAGAGGAAGGGTTGTTAGATTTCTCTTCCTTATTAATTCATTTTGCCGGTATGCTTCATGAAAAATTAGAGCTTCATCAAACTATTTTTGCATTAAAAGAAGAAGGATATTATCCTTCTTTAATGAATGCTTTTTTAGCAATTATCGAACATATTAAGGATTAG
- a CDS encoding GbsR/MarR family transcriptional regulator codes for MNKPQSENITNKILVEFTKTIEMFGFTPLESRLFAYLYLADKPMTLDDMAEALGKSKTAMSTSIRTLADQNLVTRVWKKGVRKSLYKAHTQLFKAFMVSYMNKWVEAAHQQKSSFLEIEQQIKEMKDSKAVWIQGMQVTEERLLQIIEFHQKMEDLFRDMKRD; via the coding sequence ATGAATAAGCCTCAATCGGAGAATATAACCAATAAAATTTTAGTAGAATTTACAAAGACGATTGAAATGTTTGGGTTTACACCATTGGAATCAAGACTGTTTGCATATTTATATTTAGCTGACAAACCGATGACGTTAGATGATATGGCAGAGGCATTGGGAAAAAGTAAAACGGCGATGAGCACGAGTATACGGACACTCGCAGATCAAAACTTAGTTACAAGAGTATGGAAGAAAGGGGTGCGAAAAAGCCTTTATAAAGCGCATACACAGTTATTCAAAGCGTTTATGGTGTCTTATATGAACAAATGGGTCGAAGCTGCTCACCAACAAAAAAGCTCATTTTTAGAAATAGAACAGCAAATAAAAGAAATGAAAGATAGTAAAGCAGTATGGATACAGGGGATGCAAGTAACCGAAGAACGACTGCTGCAGATTATTGAATTCCATCAGAAAATGGAGGACCTATTTCGTGACATGAAGAGGGATTAG
- a CDS encoding quaternary amine ABC transporter ATP-binding protein, producing MPVIEAKNVSKIFGKNPKQAIKLLDKGLSKESILKETGNTVGVNRVSFAVEQGEVFVIMGLSGSGKSTLVRMLNRLIEPTEGTILIDGEDLVSMDKQALRNVRRQKLSMVFQNFGLFPHRTILQNAEYGLEIQKVDKEERQKKAKEALELVGLGDYLHQKPNQLSGGMQQRVGLARALANDPEVLLMDEAFSALDPLIRKEMQDELMDLQNKMQKTIIFITHDLDEALRIGDRIALMKDGSIVQIGTPEEILVNPENDYVEKFVEDVDRSKVLTAQHIMKRPETVNLDRHGPRVALERMREEGLSSIFVVDSKRNLKGYITADIASDAFKSGVTDLKEILKNDIPIVEKETPMHDIFDLIYNSPIPVAVVDNEKLAGVIVRGAVIAALSSENEVNLHVE from the coding sequence GTGCCGGTAATAGAGGCGAAAAATGTATCCAAAATATTTGGAAAGAATCCGAAGCAAGCAATCAAGCTGTTGGATAAAGGGTTATCCAAGGAATCTATATTAAAGGAGACAGGTAATACAGTTGGTGTTAATCGAGTTTCTTTTGCGGTTGAGCAAGGAGAAGTGTTTGTGATTATGGGACTATCTGGAAGTGGTAAATCGACACTTGTTCGAATGCTGAATCGACTTATTGAACCAACAGAAGGTACGATTTTGATTGACGGTGAGGATTTAGTATCAATGGATAAACAAGCTCTGCGTAATGTGCGTAGACAAAAACTTAGTATGGTGTTTCAGAATTTTGGGTTATTTCCTCACCGAACCATTTTACAAAATGCGGAATATGGTTTGGAAATTCAAAAAGTAGATAAAGAGGAACGCCAAAAGAAGGCGAAAGAAGCACTGGAACTGGTTGGCTTAGGGGATTATTTGCATCAAAAACCGAACCAGTTATCAGGCGGTATGCAGCAACGTGTAGGGCTCGCTCGCGCATTAGCTAATGATCCCGAAGTATTGTTAATGGATGAAGCTTTCTCTGCGTTAGATCCGTTAATTCGTAAAGAGATGCAGGATGAATTGATGGATTTGCAAAATAAAATGCAAAAGACGATTATATTCATTACGCATGATTTAGACGAAGCGTTGCGAATTGGCGATCGAATTGCGCTCATGAAAGATGGATCGATTGTCCAAATTGGCACGCCAGAAGAAATTCTAGTAAATCCAGAAAATGATTACGTAGAGAAATTCGTTGAAGATGTTGATCGCTCGAAAGTGTTAACTGCGCAGCATATTATGAAACGACCAGAAACCGTTAATTTGGATCGTCATGGTCCGAGAGTTGCGCTGGAAAGAATGCGTGAAGAAGGATTGTCAAGCATCTTTGTCGTTGATAGCAAACGAAATCTCAAAGGTTATATAACAGCAGATATTGCATCAGATGCATTTAAGTCAGGAGTTACAGATTTAAAGGAAATATTGAAAAACGATATTCCAATTGTTGAAAAAGAAACGCCAATGCATGATATTTTTGATTTAATTTATAATTCACCTATTCCAGTTGCAGTAGTTGATAACGAAAAATTAGCAGGAGTAATTGTTAGAGGGGCAGTCATTGCCGCTTTATCCAGTGAGAATGAGGTGAATTTACATGTTGAATAA
- a CDS encoding ABC transporter permease — MLNKVLDVVPDIPLADWTDRATDWITDTFSFLFDPVKEQFEEFMNFTSETLMVIPPLIIILAVAIIAFFISGKKFALAAFSIVGLWLIYNQGLWEKLMNTFTLVLLASILSVIIGVPIGILMSKSKIATTIITPILDFMQTMPAFVYLIPAVAFFGIGMVPGVFASLIFATPPTVRFTNLGIRQVSAELVEASEAFGSTGAQKLFKVELPMAKSTIMAGINQTVMLALSMVVIASMIGAPGLGRDVLSALQRAEAGAGFVAGIGIVILAIIMDRFTQSMNKQKDI; from the coding sequence ATGTTGAATAAAGTATTGGATGTCGTACCTGATATACCATTAGCTGATTGGACTGATAGAGCTACTGATTGGATTACAGATACATTTTCCTTTCTATTTGACCCTGTGAAAGAGCAATTTGAGGAGTTTATGAATTTTACGTCTGAGACGTTAATGGTAATCCCTCCACTTATTATTATCCTCGCTGTAGCAATTATTGCGTTCTTTATCTCAGGAAAGAAATTTGCGCTGGCTGCATTTTCCATTGTTGGACTTTGGTTGATCTACAATCAAGGATTATGGGAGAAGCTAATGAATACATTTACGCTCGTATTGTTAGCTAGCATTTTGTCAGTCATTATCGGTGTTCCGATTGGAATTCTGATGTCAAAAAGTAAAATTGCAACAACCATTATTACACCAATTCTTGATTTTATGCAAACAATGCCTGCATTTGTCTACTTAATACCAGCAGTTGCATTCTTTGGTATTGGTATGGTACCTGGCGTGTTTGCGTCATTAATTTTTGCTACTCCGCCAACTGTAAGATTTACGAATTTAGGTATTCGTCAAGTATCTGCGGAGCTCGTAGAAGCATCAGAAGCATTTGGAAGTACAGGTGCTCAGAAGCTGTTTAAAGTAGAGCTTCCCATGGCAAAATCAACCATTATGGCAGGAATTAATCAAACAGTAATGCTCGCTTTATCTATGGTCGTTATTGCGTCGATGATCGGTGCTCCTGGACTGGGAAGAGATGTTCTTTCCGCGTTACAGCGTGCTGAAGCTGGAGCAGGATTTGTTGCTGGTATTGGTATTGTGATTTTAGCGATTATTATGGACCGTTTTACCCAAAGTATGAATAAACAAAAAGATATTTAA
- a CDS encoding glycine betaine ABC transporter substrate-binding protein: MLKRNWKRLGLVAGLSLALFAAGCGSDDKASDSGEGSSDEGESKEIELVYVEWDSEIASTHVIGKVLEDQGFDVTLTPLDNAVMWEAVANGEADGMVAAWLPGTHKSQYEQYGDKVVELGVNLEGAKIGLVVPEYMDVDSIEDLDKQAGQNITGIEPGAGVVAASEKAVEDYENLSDWTVQTSSSGAMATELGSAIENEEEIVVTGWTPHWKFAKYDLKYLEDPKGSFGEAETIETMVREGLEEDMPNAYKILDQFNWTTEDMEAVMLEISDGAEPTEAAANWVKENQDKVEEWTKGVE; the protein is encoded by the coding sequence ATGTTAAAGCGTAATTGGAAACGTCTTGGCTTAGTAGCTGGACTTTCATTAGCCTTATTTGCAGCGGGGTGTGGATCAGATGATAAAGCATCTGATTCTGGTGAAGGCTCTTCTGATGAAGGAGAAAGCAAAGAAATAGAACTAGTCTATGTAGAGTGGGATTCTGAAATAGCTTCTACACATGTAATTGGAAAGGTATTGGAAGACCAAGGCTTTGATGTTACGTTAACACCTTTGGATAATGCAGTTATGTGGGAAGCAGTAGCTAATGGAGAAGCGGATGGCATGGTAGCAGCATGGCTTCCAGGAACACACAAAAGCCAGTATGAACAATACGGAGATAAAGTAGTTGAATTAGGCGTAAATCTGGAAGGCGCAAAAATTGGCTTAGTTGTGCCAGAATATATGGACGTCGATAGTATTGAGGATCTAGATAAGCAAGCAGGTCAGAATATTACTGGTATTGAGCCAGGTGCAGGTGTCGTAGCTGCCTCAGAAAAAGCGGTTGAGGACTATGAAAACTTGAGTGATTGGACTGTACAGACCTCTTCAAGTGGTGCAATGGCAACTGAGTTAGGCTCTGCGATCGAAAATGAAGAGGAAATCGTAGTAACAGGATGGACTCCACATTGGAAATTTGCGAAATATGATTTGAAGTATTTAGAAGATCCAAAAGGCTCATTTGGAGAGGCTGAAACCATTGAAACAATGGTACGTGAAGGATTAGAAGAAGATATGCCAAATGCATATAAGATTTTAGACCAGTTCAATTGGACAACAGAAGATATGGAAGCTGTTATGTTAGAAATTTCAGATGGAGCTGAGCCTACAGAGGCTGCTGCAAATTGGGTAAAAGAAAATCAGGATAAAGTTGAAGAATGGACGAAAGGCGTAGAGTAA
- a CDS encoding glycine betaine ABC transporter substrate-binding protein, translating to MLLAACGTNEAKEESNTEGKSDETNYGEAVDYTITGIEPGAGITVTTEKAIEEYDNLSGWELEQSSTAAMVTELEEAISSESPIVVTGWNPHWMFAKFANLKYLEDPKGIYGDVEIIKSLARKGLKEDKPNAYKLIDQFEWSVEDMEGIMYEASESGKEVADVAKQWVEDNPDKTKPWTEGVEDVDGVEIELVSTPWDSERASANVVAEVLRQKGFHVTITPVDVAVMFEAVANGDGDATLAAWLPATHKDFYEKFKDDFVDLGANLEGAKIGLVVPDYMDIDSIEDLPAK from the coding sequence ATGCTACTTGCAGCTTGTGGAACGAATGAAGCAAAAGAGGAAAGTAATACGGAAGGAAAATCAGATGAGACGAATTATGGGGAAGCAGTAGATTATACCATTACGGGGATTGAACCTGGTGCAGGAATTACAGTAACGACAGAAAAAGCAATTGAAGAGTATGATAACCTTTCAGGCTGGGAGCTGGAACAGTCTTCCACTGCTGCGATGGTAACGGAATTAGAAGAAGCTATTTCAAGTGAAAGTCCGATTGTAGTAACTGGTTGGAACCCGCATTGGATGTTCGCGAAATTTGCTAACCTGAAATATTTGGAAGATCCAAAAGGCATTTATGGAGATGTAGAAATTATTAAGTCATTGGCAAGAAAAGGACTGAAAGAAGATAAACCGAATGCTTACAAGCTCATTGATCAATTTGAATGGTCAGTGGAAGATATGGAAGGAATCATGTATGAAGCTTCTGAAAGTGGGAAAGAAGTTGCCGATGTAGCGAAACAGTGGGTGGAAGATAATCCAGATAAAACCAAACCATGGACGGAAGGCGTAGAGGATGTAGATGGTGTAGAAATTGAACTTGTGTCAACCCCTTGGGATTCAGAACGAGCTTCTGCCAATGTTGTCGCAGAAGTACTACGTCAAAAAGGCTTTCATGTGACTATTACCCCAGTAGATGTTGCGGTCATGTTTGAAGCAGTAGCCAATGGAGATGGTGATGCTACATTAGCTGCCTGGTTGCCGGCGACCCACAAAGACTTTTACGAAAAATTTAAGGATGACTTTGTCGATCTGGGAGCGAATTTAGAAGGCGCGAAGATTGGTTTAGTCGTACCAGATTATATGGATATTGATTCCATTGAAGACTTACCAGCAAAATAA
- a CDS encoding YtxH domain-containing protein, with amino-acid sequence MTNTKSLWLGIAIGGTVSAVITLLSTPSSGRNLREQMKDRGLEWKDMLLHLKQDGLRLKNQIKETSQEGAALMKELTQDMKKSVTEWKATVEPHQENIHQYLEQIESSLKDLEDKVKKH; translated from the coding sequence ATGACGAATACAAAATCATTATGGTTAGGAATTGCAATTGGAGGTACCGTAAGTGCAGTCATCACTTTACTAAGCACACCATCTTCTGGAAGAAACCTCCGCGAACAGATGAAGGATAGAGGTCTAGAATGGAAGGATATGCTGTTACATTTAAAGCAGGATGGTTTACGTTTAAAAAATCAAATTAAAGAGACGTCCCAAGAAGGCGCAGCACTAATGAAAGAACTGACGCAGGATATGAAGAAATCCGTAACCGAATGGAAGGCAACTGTGGAGCCACATCAAGAAAATATTCATCAATATTTAGAGCAAATTGAATCCAGTCTCAAAGACCTTGAAGATAAAGTAAAAAAACATTAA
- a CDS encoding tryptophan transporter, translating to MNIRVLVTLSLLVGIGAVLHAVVPPVIFGVKPDMLLSMMFLGILLFPRLKYVMILSIATGAISALTTTAPGGQIANLIDKPITAIIFLSLFLVISKAVSPLTQAVILTAVGTMISGAIFLSVALFLIGIMDGSFIAMFSIAVLPAALLNSIIIAVVYPVVQRILKRTPQLMNT from the coding sequence ATGAATATTCGCGTATTGGTGACCTTATCGTTACTAGTAGGGATTGGCGCTGTATTGCACGCTGTTGTTCCACCAGTTATTTTTGGAGTTAAGCCTGACATGTTGCTTTCTATGATGTTTTTAGGAATTCTACTATTTCCTAGACTGAAATATGTCATGATTCTTTCGATTGCTACCGGAGCTATATCTGCTTTAACAACCACAGCACCAGGCGGGCAAATAGCCAATTTGATTGATAAACCAATTACTGCAATTATATTTCTAAGCTTATTTTTGGTTATTTCTAAAGCGGTAAGCCCTCTGACCCAAGCAGTTATATTAACTGCAGTCGGAACTATGATTTCAGGTGCTATATTTTTGAGCGTTGCACTCTTTTTAATCGGAATAATGGACGGCTCATTTATAGCGATGTTTAGCATAGCCGTATTGCCAGCAGCGTTATTAAATTCAATTATAATAGCTGTTGTTTATCCAGTTGTACAAAGGATTTTAAAAAGAACACCGCAATTAATGAATACCTAA
- a CDS encoding HIT family protein, whose protein sequence is MSHEDCIFCKIVNQEIPSAKVYEDEHVYAFLDISQVTKGHTLIIPKVHVKNIYETPSDIAAALFARVPKIANAIKAAYQPIGMNLLNNNEKPADQSVFHLHIHLLPRYGKNDGFSSNWEVHADDYTTDDLQKIAGTITKHID, encoded by the coding sequence ATGAGTCATGAAGATTGTATTTTTTGTAAAATTGTAAATCAGGAAATTCCTTCAGCCAAAGTGTATGAAGATGAGCATGTATACGCCTTTTTAGATATTAGTCAAGTTACCAAAGGCCATACGTTAATCATCCCTAAAGTACATGTAAAAAACATTTATGAAACCCCATCCGACATCGCTGCTGCACTTTTTGCCAGAGTACCGAAAATTGCCAACGCAATTAAAGCAGCTTATCAGCCAATTGGAATGAACTTACTCAATAACAATGAAAAGCCTGCGGACCAATCCGTTTTTCACTTACATATCCATCTTCTTCCACGATACGGAAAAAACGACGGCTTCTCCTCCAATTGGGAAGTTCATGCAGATGATTATACAACTGATGATTTACAAAAAATCGCTGGGACAATAACAAAACATATAGACTAA
- a CDS encoding LacI family DNA-binding transcriptional regulator, which yields MKVTIKDIAKKAGVSPSTVSLVLNNRPCRVSQQKRDEIKQIAKDLNYTANQIARSLVTKQTKTFGLIIPDIENIFFSSLAKHIELQCRSHGYTLIIVNSNDQFENDIALLDLLLSRSVEGIFLIPGSESWQNKTELIKKLQLLPVPYILLDRVFSELSCDKVWFDNEYGAYIAVKHLLENGHRKIGCIASSSFVNGQFRLNGYLRALKEFNIPINQNNIVTGDYKKESGYVAGKELLKKDITAVFITNDMMALGFIHSIYEQNKTIPNDYSVISYDNTIYPYLFGVELSSIKQDVKKLSEAAFKQLYEKTQKKVNVQKDICLQPELIIRKSVRNMHA from the coding sequence GTGAAAGTAACCATTAAAGATATTGCCAAGAAAGCAGGTGTCTCTCCAAGCACAGTGTCATTAGTATTAAACAATAGACCATGCCGTGTTTCGCAACAGAAAAGAGATGAAATTAAGCAAATTGCCAAGGACCTTAACTACACTGCAAACCAAATAGCGAGAAGTCTTGTTACAAAGCAAACGAAAACATTCGGTTTAATCATACCTGACATTGAAAATATCTTTTTCTCTTCATTGGCAAAACATATTGAATTGCAATGCCGCTCACATGGTTATACATTAATCATTGTTAATTCAAATGATCAATTTGAAAATGATATTGCATTACTGGATTTATTGCTATCGCGTTCTGTAGAAGGTATCTTTCTTATTCCTGGGAGTGAATCATGGCAAAATAAGACGGAGCTAATTAAAAAATTGCAGCTGCTCCCCGTTCCATATATTTTGCTCGACCGTGTGTTTTCTGAACTCTCTTGTGACAAAGTTTGGTTTGATAATGAATACGGTGCCTATATCGCTGTAAAACATTTATTGGAAAATGGACATCGAAAAATTGGCTGTATTGCTAGTTCAAGTTTCGTTAATGGTCAATTCCGTTTGAACGGATATTTACGTGCATTAAAAGAATTTAACATTCCAATCAATCAAAATAATATTGTAACAGGCGACTATAAAAAGGAAAGTGGCTATGTTGCTGGAAAAGAATTATTAAAAAAAGATATTACAGCTGTATTTATTACAAATGATATGATGGCACTTGGTTTCATCCATAGTATTTATGAACAAAACAAAACAATACCAAACGATTACTCGGTAATCAGTTATGATAATACGATTTACCCTTACCTATTTGGAGTTGAGTTATCGTCTATTAAACAAGATGTGAAAAAATTAAGTGAAGCTGCCTTCAAACAGCTCTATGAGAAAACACAAAAAAAAGTTAACGTGCAAAAAGATATTTGCTTACAACCAGAGCTTATCATTAGAAAAAGTGTAAGAAACATGCATGCTTGA
- the dcuC gene encoding C4-dicarboxylate transporter DcuC has protein sequence MTHDIIMYSSAIAAVIIVVYMLVKKMDIKVALFSIGILLIFISAGLGNEVAFTDFEPTGSILLDPLQVIVQQFKATFTQAGLIILMLGGYTAYMSSIGANDVTVQVLTKPIGKIKSVYFLVPTVFLLGNLLSLVIPSASTLAILLLATLYPVLKRAGMSPLSIAAVIATSATIIPTPLGSDNVAVSEEFAKYAAFTDLSVTDYVFQYHAIVSIPTLIFIAMVHYFWQRRMDKKSLTARNQESIEIENVEEITGGKLFKTVYAMLPIFPIVLLLISFVLDMTTDITVSISVEIAVLFSLILAVICELIRQKDNKAVLKNTEKFFDGMGKAIPIVALIVAASVFVTGLKSIGLIDALQSAMQNFHGQGFNFVLPLILVAFTALIVLLSGSGIALFFAMIPLMVPLAEAAGISPVAISIPMGLAGNLFRAVSPVAAVVLIIAGTLKVDPLDIIKRTSVPMISGVIFMFVLSMILFL, from the coding sequence ATGACACACGATATAATCATGTATAGTTCGGCAATTGCGGCAGTTATCATTGTGGTATATATGTTAGTAAAAAAAATGGATATTAAAGTTGCGTTATTTTCGATCGGTATCCTTTTAATATTCATAAGTGCTGGCTTGGGTAATGAGGTGGCTTTCACTGACTTTGAGCCAACAGGTTCTATACTGCTTGACCCGCTACAAGTTATTGTTCAACAGTTCAAAGCGACATTTACTCAAGCAGGACTCATTATCCTGATGCTTGGCGGATACACGGCATATATGTCTTCCATCGGCGCCAACGATGTTACTGTACAAGTCTTGACAAAACCGATTGGAAAAATTAAATCTGTCTATTTTCTAGTGCCGACTGTATTTTTATTAGGAAATCTGCTTTCACTTGTTATTCCAAGCGCTTCTACATTAGCCATTTTGTTATTAGCTACTTTATATCCAGTTTTAAAAAGAGCTGGAATGTCACCATTAAGTATTGCTGCAGTAATTGCTACATCAGCTACAATTATCCCAACCCCATTAGGTAGTGATAACGTAGCGGTGTCTGAAGAATTTGCAAAATATGCTGCTTTTACCGATTTATCTGTGACAGATTACGTCTTTCAATATCACGCCATTGTTTCTATTCCAACGTTAATATTTATTGCAATGGTCCATTATTTTTGGCAGAGACGCATGGATAAAAAATCTTTAACTGCTAGAAATCAGGAGTCGATTGAAATAGAAAACGTAGAAGAAATAACAGGAGGAAAACTGTTCAAAACAGTATACGCTATGTTACCTATTTTCCCAATTGTCCTCCTACTTATTTCATTTGTTTTAGATATGACAACGGATATAACCGTTTCTATTAGTGTGGAAATTGCCGTTCTATTTTCATTAATTCTTGCAGTTATTTGTGAATTGATTCGTCAAAAAGATAATAAAGCTGTGTTAAAAAATACGGAGAAGTTTTTTGATGGCATGGGAAAGGCAATTCCGATTGTAGCACTAATAGTTGCTGCTTCTGTATTTGTTACCGGCTTAAAATCCATCGGGTTAATAGATGCATTACAGTCAGCCATGCAAAACTTCCATGGACAAGGTTTTAATTTTGTTTTACCACTAATTTTAGTTGCTTTTACTGCACTAATTGTCTTACTAAGTGGAAGCGGTATCGCATTATTCTTTGCCATGATACCTTTAATGGTTCCATTAGCTGAAGCAGCTGGCATTAGTCCAGTAGCTATTTCCATCCCAATGGGACTTGCAGGTAATTTATTCCGAGCAGTATCTCCTGTAGCAGCTGTTGTACTAATAATTGCGGGAACGTTAAAAGTAGATCCATTAGATATTATAAAACGCACTTCTGTACCAATGATTTCTGGTGTCATTTTCATGTTCGTTCTTTCAATGATCCTCTTTTTATAA